A region of the Parambassis ranga chromosome 24, fParRan2.1, whole genome shotgun sequence genome:
GACAAGTCATCACCTAAATCCTCATTATATGATTTTAAAACTGCAGCAATTAGTCAAGGAATGGAAGTTTGAAACTGTTAGTCTGGAACATTTTCATATAATCACACAAATCATATATTGATTGATTAAGTGGGACATCAATTAATAATAGAAACAACCAGCTACAGATCTAGTGGACTGTACAAAAATGTAGCcgtggtgtccatttacttttgaaaGGTTTTTATGAAGACatgtttgtgcatcttggggctGCTGGTTAATGACTTTTAGCTCTATTTACCCtattctgatttaaaacattaataatTGTGCTGCTGATGGACAATACTGCTTAAACTGGACACAGAACTGTTCACGCTGATGATCGACAGCTGAAGTCAGAATTTTGTTTTCTACCTCTTAAGTTGGAAAAAAAGTACTTTGAGAGCACACATGATTGGATCTGCACGCAAAAGCATTAATGTCtttgcatgattttttttaaaaaaagagatgcATCTTTATTATTTAGCCACCTATATGGAGTCCTAACACTGCCACTATTTACAGCCACCTGGGACCTGCTGAAAAGTGCACTTCCTTTGAactcacagagctgcacactGATGGTTGACTGGCATTTCTGCAGTcttcataataaaaacataagtCTGTGTTTTCCCCAACAGTTCTTACTTATTTTTAGAAACATCTTGCAGGCTAGCACAACTAATGGCTAACTGGTACAGGAGCCAGAGACCCTGAGTGTTCTTTCTCCTGACAACTAGGTCAACAAGAGAGAGTAATATTTCAAATCTCCAATATTTCAAAATGAAATCATTCACAAGCCAGACACAAGGCAGCCGTCTGGATGATGCCATTTTAAGATATGATGTACATATAAGCAAAAGGAACAGATGTGAAGTTAGCGTGCTAGTCAGCTAGCTGAGCGTTTAATCTTACCAATCTTTGTCATAGAATCATCTGATCACAACCTGCAGGATGAGCGACATGGTCTCTTCTTCTATCACAGGGGTGATATGTTGACGTCATGCCTACTCCAACACCTGCTTTGAGgagccaagaagaagaagaacaacacaGCTAAAATGTTAATCCAGCTGCCTGTGTACACCTGCCCAAAATCTAGATATGTTTTCCTGAGGAGAAATGACCCACCCAGTGCTAATGTGGAAGACCAGAGTCAGACCTCAGATTGTGAggatgtgctacatttgagtcTCTGAGAACATAATGCTAGAATGAATTGGATCCTTGATGGTCAGCTAGCTTAGCCGGCTCATCCCTTTACCAATGTGAATTATGGCTCATTACCCTGCGCCCATATTAAAGAGCCACACTGATGAGATTATTGAatcatggatgtgtgtgtgatgtaaactGAGGTCAAACATCTGACATTTGAGGCCAATTAAAGAGTGAATGATTGGACCATGTAGCTAAGATGTGTTTTTCGGTCTGTTACAATCAGTACTAATGATGTTTACTGACTGAAAGAGTCATTAAATCAATGCTGAAGCATATAAGCTGTGTAAAATGAAAAACTATGGACTCATTCCTATAAGAAGAAACTGAGTGGGTGTAAACACATGTAGCTTGTTGCTGAGACAGGAACTGATGGCCAAGCTGTTTGTAGGTGTTTTGAATTTTAAAGTTTTATGAGACTATTTATTACAAAGGACACCTTTAATGTTTATGTCTCTGGCACCAAGCTTAAATTATAAGAGCTCACAGTGTAGGAGGCATTGAAGGCATATTAAATGCTAGAATGtctttacacattttaaaaatgttgcagCTAGCATTGGTCTCTATCCTAATTGTGTCATTACCTGCTCCAAAACAGGTGAAATATCAAATTTCAAAGACCTTTGGCATGTTGTTTCTctaatgatatatatatataaaaaacaaacttgaAGGATTACACACCTATGCTAAAATGGCTCATAAATGTTGCAGATGTGCACGCTGGAAAAGGTGCATTCAATATTTATACCTTTGTGCCAAGGTAATGTGTCTGTGGCTCTTTGTGCTCTGAGCTGAATGGAGAAATGTTCAGTTTAAGAGCAAATGTGACAAGAGTGACAAGAATAAAATGTCTAAAAGAAGCTTTTTTTCCAGACAAAACTAATCAATCAAGTCAAGAAAGGATGGGTGGACAAGGGTTAAAAAGCATTGGATTGTCATTGTTTTCTCCCCAATCTTCAATTTATTTAACATAGTAGTCAGAATTTATTATATATTGAACTGAGTTCCTGCATTTCTTCCTTTAGTTCTGTAGtgaaagaacttttttttctgtaattcaaACCCAGGGACGGATTATGAGTCAATgggtccagacaggaaaaaAGGGCCAAAGACAGCTAGGGGTGAACCCATATTTGATTGAGGGGCTGCATTCAGGGACCTGGctacatgacacacagactttaagtatccctctctctctctctgtcaggctGTTTGTTTACTCTTCATCAGTGACTGTGAGTAGTGTATTAATGGGATTGCGGTTTGCAGACCAATACAAGTTGTCCTCTTAAGAGGTTCTAAATCTGGAAACAAAGTGAGGCAGTTAAAGAGATTACTACCTGAAACCAAGTTCATCCAATTCACCTTACCTACTGTGTACAGCTGCGAAAAATGGCTGTATATAGAAAGTCTAGCAGCCTGGATTAATCACACTTCACTGATGTGAGTccatcagataaacagagtCCATCAGATAAACAGTGGAGTTTATATGACTTCTTCTAAaagtttctctttcttttcaaatcctttagtttgttgtttgtttatagtCTAAATGACCATAATCCAGCAGGCTATTAATCCCACTTTTCGCTGAGCAGCGTGTCACCATCGTGTGCTGGATGAGTGGATCGATGTGCCGCTCCAGGCAGCCGTGCGTCCTCGGCCTCTCCAAAAACCGGTGTGCGTGTGACGCAGAGAAGTCTACTTAAAGCGGGATTAACGGCACATTGTGCTTCACAGAGGACCCGCCTTCCGGGCGCACGCGAACCGACACAGGAGAGCTACTGATCAGAACACCGGAGGACACGAGCGCTCAGAGCTGCTCAGCAGGGGGACACACGCGAGCGCAGCCGTGCgctcagacccacacacacacacacacgcacacatgcgtTCAGTTGATACTGCCGGAGCTCCTGAGCGCACCGAAGGAAAATAACAagatcctttttttgttttgttttgtttttctgcacatttcgcacctgtgtgtgtgtgtgtgatctccgAATGAACAGTCATGGGGGAGTGGACCATATTAGAGCGTCTCTTGGAGGCGGCTGTCCAACAGCACTCTACTATGATAGGAAGGTAAGAAAGAGACCGTACAGCCAAGGAAAACACCACACCTACACATGGTACTTCAAGGCAGATTAAAAGAGTAAAAGAACTTAAAGGAGGCGCATGCGTAAAGTTAAAGGACGAACAGAGCATAGAGAGAGCGCTGGAGCTGTCCAGTGCTGAAGAACTGCGCCCTGAGACCTACAAGATGCAGACAGTGATCTCAGGATTTAAGACACATTTTGATTTCAATGACAAGTCCTAAAAAAATCtcaatatttacatatttgtaGTTGGGAATTTTCTCAGTAAGATGGTGAAGGTGGTACATTTGTTTCAATAATCACTGCCTGCTAATTCTTAGAGGGCAGCTTGATGTAAATATCCTGCACTCCGCAACAATAGCACTAAGCTGCTCCTTCACTGTGGTGGATAACACTGACAAAACATGGAACATATTATATATAAGGAATGACCTGAGCCATCCATGATAATGTATTCAGCCAACTCTACATCCCGGGTGGGCTGCAGGCacatttgtgtgtattaaaTTTGAGACAGAACCTTAAAGTTCAGCCAGTTTCAGCCACTGGGACTCATTCCTCTCTCATTCTGTCCCTCACCGTTACATTAATAGTGTAATCAGTAGAGGGGAAATGGGAGCTCCACATGCTATAGATTTTCAACTGTTGGCATTTCACACCTTCTACAAATCAGATTTTCACTCTACTTTGCACATCAACTGCCCAAAGTATGCAGATTTGCCAAAAAATGCTGATCATGGCTGTTAGTCACAAGCGAGACAATCCTGGGTCCCTCGTTTGCGCGGAGGTTTTTGGTGTTCATGAGGCAAAACACAGCTACTGTAAATGTAAAACTCTGTGTTTTCCTGATTTTACCTCAGGATCCTGCTGACAGTGGTGGTGATCTTCCGGATTCTGATTGTGGCGATCGTTGGAGAGACCGTGTACAACGACGAGcagtccatgtttgtgtgtaacaCCTTACAGCCCGGCTGCAACCAGGCCTGCTACGACAAGGCTTTCCCCATTTCTCACATCAGGTACTGGGTGTTCCAGATCATCATGGTGTGCTGCCCAAGCCTCTGCTTCATCACCTACTCAGTGCATCAGTCTGCCAAGCAGAAAGAGCGGCGATACTCCACAGTGTACCTGTCCCTGGACAGGGACCAGGACTCTATGAAGAGAGATGACAGCAAGAAGATCAAGAACACCATCATAAATGGGGTTCTGCAGAACACAGAAAACTCCAACAAGGAGGCAGAGCCCGACTGCCTGGAAGTCAAGGACATCCCCAGCTCAGCCATTCGAACTACaaagtcaaagatgagaaggcAGGAGGGCATCTCCAGGTTCTACATCATCCAGGTGGTGTTCAGGAATGCGTTAGAGATTGGGTTTCTGGTGGGTCAATACTTCCTGTATGGATTCAACGTCCCTGCGGTGTACGAGTGTGATCGATACCCTTGCATAAAAGATGTTGAGTGCTACGTTTCCAGGCCGACAGAAAAGACTGTGTTCCTGGTCTTCATGTTCGCAGTCAGCGGCATTTGCGTGGTGCTGAACCTGGCGGAGCTCAACCACCTTGGCTGGAGGAAGATCAAAACGGCTGTGAGAGGCGTCCAGGCCAGGAGGAAGTCCATTTATGAGATCCGGAACAAAGACTTACCCAGGATGAGTATGCCGAACTTTGGGCGCACGCAGTCCAGTGACTCTGCGTATGTGTAACCGCCTGTTGCACACAACACGAAGATGCTGCAGGACAGCTGTGTAGTCATGAAGGATGACGAATACATTCAGTATAAAAACCCATTTGCATATCACTATTTAATCAAGTGAAGCATTGTCAAACAGGTGTAGTTCTAATCCCATATTGCACAATGTTTTCCAAGATATCAAAGAATTTATTGGTGGTAAAGTGATGTATTTAATCAAGACTTATCAACATGTGAATTTGACAAGATATGGATTTTATGGACAGAGACAAATATGTATCTGCTTGTCAAAGAGGTGACACACTCCATGGTCAAATGTATGTGAACACTACGGCCATATGACGTTACCTGAAGTCACCTTAAGGTTTagacagctgctcctgctcgGCCAGCAGAGCATTAGGAAGGCCCTGAAATGATTTAGGGTGATGAGGCATGGCTCACAGTCAGAGGTCCACTTAATCCCAAAGGCCTGAGCAGGAGCGAAGGTCAGGTCAGCTTCTCCTGTCCAGGCTTGTCAGCTTCTTTTACAAAACACAGAGGATATACAGCGttaacacaacaaataaaaccaGTGCTGATGACATCAGAACATATCAACCTCCTACATGTCCCACAGTGCAACTAGAGAGATGGTACTATTGAGACTACCCACCATGGAGCGCCACTAAAACCTGCTTTTAAGGGCTTTTATcctgtttacatttaaacagCTGGTTAGCATTAAGCTGAtggagattctcagtcatccaggtctgAAGCAGGGCAACTGGACTTGGAGAGTTTCTTGAGGgtgttttgctgctcctccaagcagctgtTGGGAGCGGGAGtacaggtttatatgtggtctACCATCTATATTCCCCACCAAAGCAGGATGACCTCCTGCACCTGCGTAATAGGAGTAATAATACACAAGGTGGTATGTGACCAACCCTCGGACTAGCTTGTTTTAAAAGGGAGACGTTTAACCTGGAagaaattataataataataactttatttataaagcacttttttaaacactcagcttcaaagtgctgtacaataaaatccaagcaggaacagcagaacttggttaaaataccatccagtaacattcataaacacaaggtgagtcaataagacgtaaaacaatttaaaatattaaaaatagaataaaatacaaaataatgataaaaataagaataaagcataaaaacaattaaaaagcaataaagtaaaacaataaatgaatggataaatgaaccagtttatgaaaacgctaaacaataaaagtgagttttaagaagagatttaaaagaggtCACTGAGTTAGCCTGCCTGATTtcctctggcagggagttccagaTTTTGGGCGCATATGCAGCAAATGCGCGGTCACCTTTTGTAATTAGCCGGGTTGTGGGGACTGATAGGAGGAGTtttccagaggatctcaggcgGAGTTCAGGCTcgtgaggggttaaaaggtcctgcatataggagggggcgaggccatttattgctttaaaaaccatcagtaaaatcttaaaatcaattctaaaactcacagggagccagtgaagggcagctagaactggtgttatatggtcacttctccttgtatgagtgagaagccttgcagcggcattctgtattaattgtagtctgtgaatgttatgtttactgataccagAGTAGAGGGCGTTGCAGTAGTTTAGCCTGGAGGAGATTAGTGCATGTATAATAATAAATTGTTACTCATACATTTGACCATTGAGTGTGTCAGATTTCAGGTGGTTTTCTGACGTCTGGGTGGACGCTGACTAAGTATTCTTGCACTAATAAGCCAAATGAACATGCCTATCCTGAGCTGTGATGATAGTGTTTCAGTGACATTCCAATGGTTCCAAACACCACATTTACAGATAAGCACACAACCCAGCAGGTGAAGTGGTAAGACAGTAGAACAAACGACTTAAATCTCTCATCTTTGATATCTAAATTGTAGGAATCTCATCGTTTTTGGATGCCTGTGTTTGCACCACTGACCTTAACCTGTGATCACTCCTTTGCTTTAGCTGAAGGGGagtctgagttttttttttctgttacacCCAAGCGCCCATttctctcatgttttttttgttttgtttggttttcacATCATAAAGTGCcatacatgtacatacatatatatatatatatatatatatatagatatattattgatttttttcaacATGAACAAACATCATGACATCATCTTTCATCTTCAGAGCTGTATGGAAATTGTGCGCTCCTTTGATTTTTAAATTTCAATCTGTAAACACATGCATGTTGATTTTCATCAAGCTGAGCATACATTTGAATTTCAATGAGAAAAAACAGGTGACACATTATTGTCGCTGGTGCTACGAGTATAACCTGAAGTATCGGTCTGTTAAGCGAATGTGAAACCATAATCATCAAAGAGTAATAAAATGGATGCCCATATGAAGAGGAAACgtgtggtgtgtggtgtttATTAGGGGCTTTGTAGCATGCAGGAGACAGTTCTAAACCTGGTGGATCAATGTCTATAACTCTCTGTGTAACCTTGCTACGTTGATAATAATTCTTCTAAAAATAGCTGaagcctgaacacacactggctgtgtgcGTATATTTAGAAACTGGCATCCCCTCCCTGCTCTGTAAGCACACTGTCTTTTGTATGCAAAGTGTGGAGACAGATGTGAAGGCTGCAGCCAGCGATGATCCGCTGTGACGAGCTTTGATCCGACGTCAGCGCTTTGTTCTCGCtgtgcttttactttgaaacatCTCAATGAGTAACAGAGTTCAATGAGTGTAATGagactatttttatttttcgaCAAAGACCAGCTGTCATTACAGGCAGTGTAATGTAACATTTATTATCTATTCTATAGAAGCTCACACCAGTCTGATCCACAAGTCTCTGTCTCATAAGGATAGACGTGGTGGAGTTGTGTATACATTTAAGAGGAAGCTACTTTTGGACATTTCTCCTAAAACATCTTTAGAACTCTGGTGGCAAAACAACGAGCAGTGACCTCACCATCCTGTAACATCATGTGCACAATCCTCATGAAAATCTACAGGATGTGGGATGATGCTTTGAGagttgaccccccccccccccatgagATCTAAGAGATCATGACCTGGAAAACAAAACTGTGCATAACCAGGTGAACTCAATCAGCTGGTGAGGCATGGTCGCTTCATTCTAATCATAAGGGAGTGATTTTAACAAGTCCTGACTCACATCAACAGCACGCTGACCCAACGACGCTGACCCAATGATCAGTGGCTAATCATGGCGAAGCAACAAATATCTACAACAGGTAGCTAACAGAGCCATGCTGGAGCCGTAGGGAAGCCCCTTTAAGCACTTTAGATATGTGACAAGACGGGTAGATGGCCTcagggctgacacacacactcactcactagTGAGATGATATCTCCCAGCTGGTGTGATCCCACACAGAACACTCAACCAGTTGCTATGGTGACCCTGGATGGATGCTACAAACACACCTCTGGCTGTTTACACAACCAGggaacgaaaaaaaaaaacttcacattTAAATATGGATTCTGAGTTGATGAGTTGCTCTGTCCTTCTCTGCTTTCCTTGTATTCATGGATTCTGCCTCACCGTGTTATTTGCGGTTATTTCGTTGTTTCTCATTCGCCTCTCATCTCAGGCCATGTCCACTTTTAGTTCAAACACCATcatatttaaaatttaaaagcaCCTGTATTTTCACTGTTCtggtttgtgtgagtgtgtgtttcctcagggGAGTGTACAAGCCAGCCAGAGCCACTTAGAGCTTCTTCAGACACACAGCCACTCAGCATAAATATTCATAGCATGCAGTGAACATTTTACGATCAATGCCTGCATCTGTCAGATGTAGCGTGGCCACAACGACTGGTTTTGAAAGAAGCTGTTGACCCAGTTTGCTTTTCAGTTGCATTCAAGCTGGTGAATTCAGGACTCTCAGACAACTGGACAGCACATCCAGGAAGTGTACGTGAGCTTAAAATGACCTCTCAATATTCTTTGGTTAGAtagttgtgtttatttgtaattCTGGGGTCACCTGAGCCAAACCAAGTCATCACTCTTCTGATCTATCTATTGTGACCGTGGAGGTCGACGCACGTGTGGCGGCCTCCTGTCGTACCCTCTTCCATCAAGTCCGATGGCACAAGGAGGTCTTGAATTACCGCCGAGCTCCGAGTTTCACACCAGGAGTCACGGCGTGTACACACAGTGACCTTTACTGCACCGCAGGCATGAGAAGGAACCTCTCTGGATGTAGTAGAGATGTGTTTCTTTATGTGCCACATGTCTCTGAACAACAGAGCGAGGAGCTTTTATTGTGG
Encoded here:
- the gjd2b gene encoding gap junction protein delta 2b is translated as MGEWTILERLLEAAVQQHSTMIGRILLTVVVIFRILIVAIVGETVYNDEQSMFVCNTLQPGCNQACYDKAFPISHIRYWVFQIIMVCCPSLCFITYSVHQSAKQKERRYSTVYLSLDRDQDSMKRDDSKKIKNTIINGVLQNTENSNKEAEPDCLEVKDIPSSAIRTTKSKMRRQEGISRFYIIQVVFRNALEIGFLVGQYFLYGFNVPAVYECDRYPCIKDVECYVSRPTEKTVFLVFMFAVSGICVVLNLAELNHLGWRKIKTAVRGVQARRKSIYEIRNKDLPRMSMPNFGRTQSSDSAYV